GCTCATTGTGCCGCTGAATTGCGAATCGCATAGCTCGCGTGACCGCGCCACTGTCCACCTGGCCCTTTACGAGGTAGTCCTGCGCGCCATTCCTTAATGCTGCGAGGCCGGTCTCTTCGTCGTTATTGCCTGTCAACACGACGATGGGAATAGTGGGAGCGGCATTCACCATCGTGCGAATGGTATCCATACCCTGGCTATCCGGCAGCGCCAGGTCGAGCAGGATGACGTCATACGGCTCTAGTTCCGTCTGCTCGCTAGCCTCAGCGAGTCGCGTCACGTGCGTAACATCGAACTGCATATTCGGCACCTGCTCAAGCAGTTCGTAGAGCAGTTCAGCGTCGCCGCTATCGTCTTCCACGAGGAGGATTTCGAAGATATTCGTGTTCATACCGTCGTCGGCTCCCCTGATTGATTGGTGTGGTAAACTTGTCACGTGAATGCAAGTACCACTCTAGCATACTCACGCCAATAGCGTGGCAGAAGAGATGAAATTTGGGGACTCTACTCCGTACCGGTGGGCTTTACAGTAGCGGCAAATACTCCAGAAGACCTTGGCGCAATTTTGAGGGGCACGAGGAGCTGGGCAAGTACGGTGAAGACTTCTCCTCACCTTGGCCCTCTTTCCAGGGAGAGGGGGACTTTGCGCCGAAGGCATGGGTTGTGCCAAGGTCTCCCGGGGGCAGCAGATGAGTGAGGCGTCTCGACAGGACCGGAACCAAGGTGTCGTCTCACTTGAGCAGCAGGGGCAACATGCCACCGAATTTGCGGTTCTCGCAGAGATTAGCCGCATCATCAGTTCAACCCTCAATATCGACGAGATCTACGAGCAGTTTGCCCATCAGGTGTCACTGCTCATCCCATTTGATCGTCTCTCAATCTCGGCTGTGGATATGGAAGCGCATACGGTGCGTGCGGTGTACGCGGCGGGTGGTGATATTCCGGGCTGGGAACGCGGCGTGGTGCACGAAATAGTGCCGGGCGGCATAAGTGACATTCTGGAACGTGAGCGCCGCGGCATACTCTTTAGAACGCCGGCTGAAGAGGAAGAGGCGGGACAGCAGCCGGCGCGGGACCTAGGCGGCGACTTTCAAACCCGGATCGCCGTGCCCCTCATTGCGCGAGGGGTGTTTGTCGGCGCCTTGAATATCCGCTCGTTGCGCCCATACGCATACGATGAGAATCACCTGGCACAGGCGGAGAGAATCGGTGCGCAGATCGCCGGAACGATCGCCAATGCGTTCGCATTTGAGCAGCTGGAAGCGGCCCAGCAAGCTCTTGAGCAAGCCGTGACGGAGTTGCGCCGCTCGAACGAGGAGCTGGAGCAATTCGCCTATGTGGCTTCCCACGATCTCCAAGAGCCGCTGCGCAAGATCGCCAGTTTCTGCAATCTGTTGGAATCGCGTTACGCCGAGCAGTTGGACGAGAAGGCGAACGTCTACCTCCATTACATTGTGGATGGCGCAATGCGCATGCAGGCGCTGGTCAATGACCTCTTGCTCTATTCGCGTGTAACCACGCGCGGCAAAGAGTTTGCGCCGGTGGACTTGAACAATGCTCTCCAGGAAGCCCTGGCCAACCTGGACGTAGCCGTCACGGAAGGTAACGTGCGCGTTACCCACGACCCGCTGCCAACCGTAAACGGTGACACGGCGCAACTCGGGCGCTTATTCCAGAATCTGGTTGGCAATGCCATCAAGTACCGTGGAGAAGCAACACC
Above is a genomic segment from Chloroflexota bacterium containing:
- a CDS encoding ATP-binding protein, whose amino-acid sequence is MSEASRQDRNQGVVSLEQQGQHATEFAVLAEISRIISSTLNIDEIYEQFAHQVSLLIPFDRLSISAVDMEAHTVRAVYAAGGDIPGWERGVVHEIVPGGISDILERERRGILFRTPAEEEEAGQQPARDLGGDFQTRIAVPLIARGVFVGALNIRSLRPYAYDENHLAQAERIGAQIAGTIANAFAFEQLEAAQQALEQAVTELRRSNEELEQFAYVASHDLQEPLRKIASFCNLLESRYAEQLDEKANVYLHYIVDGAMRMQALVNDLLLYSRVTTRGKEFAPVDLNNALQEALANLDVAVTEGNVRVTHDPLPTVNGDTAQLGRLFQNLVGNAIKYRGEATPQVHIAAANESDEWVFSVRDNGIGIAPEYAERIFVIFQRLHTREEYGGTGIGLSVCKKIVERHGGRIWVESQEGCGATFYFSLPQVTE
- a CDS encoding response regulator, which encodes MNTNIFEILLVEDDSGDAELLYELLEQVPNMQFDVTHVTRLAEASEQTELEPYDVILLDLALPDSQGMDTIRTMVNAAPTIPIVVLTGNNDEETGLAALRNGAQDYLVKGQVDSGAVTRAMRFAIQRHNEPSS